A genomic window from Nomascus leucogenys isolate Asia chromosome 10, Asia_NLE_v1, whole genome shotgun sequence includes:
- the LYL1 gene encoding protein lyl-1 — protein MCPPQAQAEVGPTMTEKAEMVCAPSPAPPPPPKPASPGPPQVEEVGHRGGSSPPRLPPGVPVISLGHSRPPGAAMPTTELGTLRPPLLQLSTLGTAPPTLALHYHPHPFLNSVYIGPAGPFSIFPSSRLKRRPSHCELDLAEGQQPQKVARRVFTNSRERWRQQNVNGAFAELRKLLPTHPPDRKLSKNEVLRLAMKYIGFLVRLLRDQAAALAAGPTPPGPRKRPVHRVPDDGARRGSGRRAEAAARSQPAPPADPDGSPGGAARPIKMEQTALSPEVR, from the exons ATGTGCCCGCCTCAGGCACAGGCAGAGGTGGGCCCCACCATGACTGAGAAGGCAGAGATGGTGTGTGCCCCCAGTCcagcacctcccccaccccctaaGCCTGCCTCACCTGGGCCCCCGCAGGTGGAGGAGGTGGGCCACCGAGGAGGCTCCTCGCCCCCCAGGCTGCCACCTGGTGTACCAGtgatcagcctgggccacagcagGCCCCCAGGGGCAGCCATGCCCACCACAGAGCTGGGCACCCTGCGGCCCCCGCTGCTGCAACTCTCCACCCTGGGAACTGCCCCACCCACTTTGGCCCTGCACTACCACCCTCACCCCTTCCTCAACAG TGTCTACATTGGGCCAGCAGGACCTTTTAGCATCTTCCCTAGCAGCCGGCTGAAGCGGAGACCAAGCCACTGTGAGCTGGACCTGGCTGAGG GGCAGCAGCCCCAGAAGGTGGCCCGGCGCGTGTTCACCAACAGCCGGGAGCGCTGGCGGCAGCAGAACGTTAACGGCGCCTTCGCCGAGCTGAGGAAGCTGCTGCCGACGCACCCGCCCGACCGGAAGCTGAGCAAGAACGAGGTGCTCCGCCTAGCCATGAAGTACATCGGCTTCCTGGTGCGGCTGCTGCGCGACCAAGCCGCAGCTCTGGCCGCAGGCCCCACCCCTCCCGGGCCCCGCAAACGGCCGGTGCACCGGGTCCCAGACGACGGCGCCCGCCGGGGATCCGGACGCAGGGCCGAGGCGGCAGCGCGCTCGCAGCCCGCGCCGCCGGCCGACCCCGACGGCAGCCCCGGTGGAGCGGCCCGGCCCATCAAGATGGAGCAAACCGCTTTGAGCCCAGAGGTGCGGTGA